The following are from one region of the Pseudorasbora parva isolate DD20220531a chromosome 12, ASM2467924v1, whole genome shotgun sequence genome:
- the sp3b gene encoding transcription factor Sp3 isoform X2: protein MTAPEQPAKQQEMAALDVDSSQSDFLQPASGAQDQQTTDLTAIQLTGSSDRWEVLTPVSSVKDEPAVVQVPSGGLLGSNGQYVVPLQTMAGQTQPVFVTAGVDGTNANGVQYQVIPQLQGTDGASLSYAATTADGSTLGTDIAILPDGTQGIATNANDLQGLLSQSGHVQQIPTVSLAGSGFGTQGQVVANVPMGLPGNITLVPLNSLSNMDLESLGLAGAQTIATSVTADGQLIMTGTTTSTNDNQGESGKCTEPLNANDANANAFVPTTTSSTTTSLPETIDGTGVLTQATAVSAGQQDPSYIQQNHTSGGEPVVQLLSAQTADGAAQTLQSVQLLNAGTFLIQAQTVSPTGQIQWQTFQVQGVQNLQNLQLPSAGGVSSPQITLAPVQTLSLGQTGTTGSLGQIPNLQTVTVNSVGQYQHDENTESHSDIQIKEEPESDDWPNSTLNTSDLSHLRVRLVEEDMEGTGQEGKRLRRVACTCPNCKEAGGRGSSMGKKKQHICHIPGCGKVYGKTSHLRAHLRWHSGERPFICSWSYCGKRFTRSDELQRHRRTHTGEKKFVCPECSKRFMRSDHLAKHIKTHQNKKGLNSNTGAGQTEAAAPSDTIITGGGATLILTNLQQAGAQDLLSNSDLPLQLVTVSASEVME, encoded by the exons ATGACTG CCCCAGAACAGCCAGCGAAACAGCAGGAAATGGCTGCCTTGGACGTGGACAGCAGTCAGAGCGACTTTCTGCAGCCGGCCAGCGGCGCCCAGGACCAG CAGACCACAGACCTCACAGCCATCCAGTTAACGGGCTCTTCTGATCGCTGGGAGGTTCTAACGCCTGTGAGCTCGGTGAAAGACGAGCCAGCAGTAGTGCAGGTACCCAGTGGAGGACTTCTGGGCAGCAATGGGCAATATGTGGTGCCACTACAGACTATGGCAGGGCAGACTCAACCTGTTTTTGTGACGGCTGGAGTAGATGGCACCAATGCTAACGGGGTGCAGTACCAGGTCATCCCTCAGCTGCAGGGGACGGATGGGGCGTCACTAAGCTATGCAGCAACCACTGCGGACGGAAGTACGCTTGGCACTGACATTGCTATCCTTCCGGATGGAACGCAAGGCATTGCCACGAATGCTAATGACCTCCAGGGCCTACTGAGTCAAAGTGGGCACGTGCAGCAGATACCCACCGTCTCACTGGCCGGCTCAGGGTTTGGCACGCAGGGTCAGGTTGTCGCTAATGTGCCGATGGGGCTGCCAGGCAACATCACATTAGTGCCGCTAAATAGCTTGAGTAACATGGATCTCGAGTCTCTGGGATTGGCTGGTGCTCAGACCATAGCGACAAGCGTTACTGCAGATGGCCAGCTCATCATGACCGGTACCACCACCTCAACAAACGATAACCAGGGTGAAAGTGGCAAATGCACAGAGCCACTTAACGCCAATGATGCTAACGCTAATGCCTTCGTGCCAACCACCACCTCTTCCACGACAACATCTCTTCCTGAGACGATAGACGGAACTGGAGTTCTCACCCAAGCCACTGCGGTATCAGCCGGGCAGCAGGATCCGTCTTACATCCAGCAGAACCATACGTCTGGTGGCGAACCGGTGGTGCAGCTCTTATCAGCGCAGACGGCGGATGGAGCGGCGCAGACACTACAAAGCGTGCAGCTGTTGAATGCTGGTACGTTTCTGATCCAAGCTCAAACCGTCTCTCCCACTGGCCAGATCCAGTGGCAGACCTTCCAAGTTCAAGGAGTTCAGAACCTGCAGAATCTGCAGTTGCCGTCTGCTGGTGGGGTCTCATCCCCCCAAATAACCCTTGCACCAGTGCAGACCCTCTCTCTCGGGCAAACTGGCACCACAGGGTCATTGGGGCAGATCCCGAACCTACAGACAGTCACAGTCAACTCTGTCGGTCAGTACCAGCACGATGAGAACACAGAGAGCCACTCAG ATATTCAAATTAAAGAGGAGCCAGAGTCAGATGATTGGCCAAATTCCACCCTGAACACCAGTGATTTGTCACATCTGCGTGTACGGTTGGTTGAGGAGGATATGGAGGGGACAGGCCAAGAGGGAAAAAGACTACGTAGAGTAGCCTGCACTTGCCCCAACTGTAAAGAGGCCGGAGGAAG AGGTTCAAGTATGGGAAAGAAGAAACAACACATTTGTCATATCCCCGGGTGTGGTAAGGTGTATGGTAAGACGTCTCACCTTCGAGCTCACTTACGCTGGCACTCAGGAGAGAGACCCTTCATTTGCTCATGGAGTTACTGTGGCAAAAGATTCACCCGCAGCGACGAACTCCAGCGTCACCGCAGAACACACACAG gagaaaaaaagtttgtgtgtCCAGAGTGCTCGAAACGTTTCATGCGCAGCGACCATTTGGCCAAACACATTAAAACTCACCAAAACAAAAAAGGGCTAAACTCCAACACTGGGGCAGGTCAGACAGAAGCTGCCGCCCCCTCGGACACCATCATCACCGGGGGTGGAGCCACTCTCATCCTCACCAATTTGCAACAGGCTGGTGCCCAGGACCTCCTTTCAAACTCCGACCTCCCACTCCAGTTGGTCACTGTGTCTGCCAGTGAGGTCATGGAGTGA
- the sp3b gene encoding transcription factor Sp3 isoform X3, whose protein sequence is MAALDVDSSQSDFLQPASGAQDQQTTDLTAIQLTGSSDRWEVLTPVSSVKDEPAVVQVPSGGLLGSNGQYVVPLQTMAGQTQPVFVTAGVDGTNANGVQYQVIPQLQGTDGASLSYAATTADGSTLGTDIAILPDGTQGIATNANDLQGLLSQSGHVQQIPTVSLAGSGFGTQGQVVANVPMGLPGNITLVPLNSLSNMDLESLGLAGAQTIATSVTADGQLIMTGTTTSTNDNQGESGKCTEPLNANDANANAFVPTTTSSTTTSLPETIDGTGVLTQATAVSAGQQDPSYIQQNHTSGGEPVVQLLSAQTADGAAQTLQSVQLLNAGTFLIQAQTVSPTGQIQWQTFQVQGVQNLQNLQLPSAGGVSSPQITLAPVQTLSLGQTGTTGSLGQIPNLQTVTVNSVGQYQHDENTESHSDIQIKEEPESDDWPNSTLNTSDLSHLRVRLVEEDMEGTGQEGKRLRRVACTCPNCKEAGGRGSSMGKKKQHICHIPGCGKVYGKTSHLRAHLRWHSGERPFICSWSYCGKRFTRSDELQRHRRTHTGEKKFVCPECSKRFMRSDHLAKHIKTHQNKKGLNSNTGAGQTEAAAPSDTIITGGGATLILTNLQQAGAQDLLSNSDLPLQLVTVSASEVME, encoded by the exons ATGGCTGCCTTGGACGTGGACAGCAGTCAGAGCGACTTTCTGCAGCCGGCCAGCGGCGCCCAGGACCAG CAGACCACAGACCTCACAGCCATCCAGTTAACGGGCTCTTCTGATCGCTGGGAGGTTCTAACGCCTGTGAGCTCGGTGAAAGACGAGCCAGCAGTAGTGCAGGTACCCAGTGGAGGACTTCTGGGCAGCAATGGGCAATATGTGGTGCCACTACAGACTATGGCAGGGCAGACTCAACCTGTTTTTGTGACGGCTGGAGTAGATGGCACCAATGCTAACGGGGTGCAGTACCAGGTCATCCCTCAGCTGCAGGGGACGGATGGGGCGTCACTAAGCTATGCAGCAACCACTGCGGACGGAAGTACGCTTGGCACTGACATTGCTATCCTTCCGGATGGAACGCAAGGCATTGCCACGAATGCTAATGACCTCCAGGGCCTACTGAGTCAAAGTGGGCACGTGCAGCAGATACCCACCGTCTCACTGGCCGGCTCAGGGTTTGGCACGCAGGGTCAGGTTGTCGCTAATGTGCCGATGGGGCTGCCAGGCAACATCACATTAGTGCCGCTAAATAGCTTGAGTAACATGGATCTCGAGTCTCTGGGATTGGCTGGTGCTCAGACCATAGCGACAAGCGTTACTGCAGATGGCCAGCTCATCATGACCGGTACCACCACCTCAACAAACGATAACCAGGGTGAAAGTGGCAAATGCACAGAGCCACTTAACGCCAATGATGCTAACGCTAATGCCTTCGTGCCAACCACCACCTCTTCCACGACAACATCTCTTCCTGAGACGATAGACGGAACTGGAGTTCTCACCCAAGCCACTGCGGTATCAGCCGGGCAGCAGGATCCGTCTTACATCCAGCAGAACCATACGTCTGGTGGCGAACCGGTGGTGCAGCTCTTATCAGCGCAGACGGCGGATGGAGCGGCGCAGACACTACAAAGCGTGCAGCTGTTGAATGCTGGTACGTTTCTGATCCAAGCTCAAACCGTCTCTCCCACTGGCCAGATCCAGTGGCAGACCTTCCAAGTTCAAGGAGTTCAGAACCTGCAGAATCTGCAGTTGCCGTCTGCTGGTGGGGTCTCATCCCCCCAAATAACCCTTGCACCAGTGCAGACCCTCTCTCTCGGGCAAACTGGCACCACAGGGTCATTGGGGCAGATCCCGAACCTACAGACAGTCACAGTCAACTCTGTCGGTCAGTACCAGCACGATGAGAACACAGAGAGCCACTCAG ATATTCAAATTAAAGAGGAGCCAGAGTCAGATGATTGGCCAAATTCCACCCTGAACACCAGTGATTTGTCACATCTGCGTGTACGGTTGGTTGAGGAGGATATGGAGGGGACAGGCCAAGAGGGAAAAAGACTACGTAGAGTAGCCTGCACTTGCCCCAACTGTAAAGAGGCCGGAGGAAG AGGTTCAAGTATGGGAAAGAAGAAACAACACATTTGTCATATCCCCGGGTGTGGTAAGGTGTATGGTAAGACGTCTCACCTTCGAGCTCACTTACGCTGGCACTCAGGAGAGAGACCCTTCATTTGCTCATGGAGTTACTGTGGCAAAAGATTCACCCGCAGCGACGAACTCCAGCGTCACCGCAGAACACACACAG gagaaaaaaagtttgtgtgtCCAGAGTGCTCGAAACGTTTCATGCGCAGCGACCATTTGGCCAAACACATTAAAACTCACCAAAACAAAAAAGGGCTAAACTCCAACACTGGGGCAGGTCAGACAGAAGCTGCCGCCCCCTCGGACACCATCATCACCGGGGGTGGAGCCACTCTCATCCTCACCAATTTGCAACAGGCTGGTGCCCAGGACCTCCTTTCAAACTCCGACCTCCCACTCCAGTTGGTCACTGTGTCTGCCAGTGAGGTCATGGAGTGA